A genomic region of Podarcis raffonei isolate rPodRaf1 chromosome 13, rPodRaf1.pri, whole genome shotgun sequence contains the following coding sequences:
- the CEBPE gene encoding CCAAT/enhancer-binding protein epsilon has translation MSQGGYFEGSEQRQYQALEMPPARPSGTDLGPLCESELASYIGDEQLLSELLQGAGQRGPKPSTPFSNFFPGEPYPYLSYGGERKVLGPFDPRPVAVKEEPRGGEAGRAGGRHPYNPMHFSPAHCAQVALAQPGMRAGQALRVLKGPPCSPSPPCTPKGKKSVNKDSLEYRLRRERNNIAVRKSRDKAKRRVLETQQRMVELLGENERLRSRVEQLVQETETLRDIFRQMPEAAGLIKGLGGCS, from the exons ATGTCCCAGGGAGGGTATTTTGAGGGCAGTGAGCAGCGGCAATACCAGGCCCTGGAGATGCCCCCCGCCAGGCCCAGTGGCACGGACCTGGGCCCCCTCTGTGAGTCGGAGCTGGCCTCCTACATTGGAGACGAGCAGCTGCTCTCGGAGCTGCTGCAGGGGGCTGGGCAGAGGGGGCCCAAGCCAAGCACCCCCTTCTCCAATTTCTTCCCTGGGGAGCCATACCCCTACTTGTCTTACGGAGGGGAGCGCAAGGTCCTCGGTCCCTTTGACCCGCGGCCGGTCGCTGTCAAGGAGGAGCCACGAGGAGGCGAGGCCGGTCGCGCAGGCGGGCGCCACCCATACAACCCCATGCACTTCTCGCCAGCCCACTGCGCCCAGGTGGCCCTCGCTCAGCCTGGCATGCGGGCCGGACAAGCACTGAGAGTCCTCAAG GGCCCTCCTTGCAGCCCGTCCCCGCCCTGCACCCCCAAGGGGAAGAAATCGGTCAACAAAGACAGCCTGGAGTACCGGCTACGCCGCGAGCGCAACAACATCGCCGTGCGCAAGAGCCGCGACAAGGCCAAGCGCCGGGTGCTGGAGACGCAGCAGCGCATGGTGGAGCTCCTGGGCGAGAACGAGAGGCTGCGCAGCCGGGTGGAGCAGCTGGTGCAGGAGACAGAGACCCTCCGTGACATTTTCCGCCAGATGCCTGAGGCGGCCGGGCTTATCAAAGGGCTTGGGGGCTGCAGCTGA
- the SLC7A8 gene encoding large neutral amino acids transporter small subunit 2: MEDGARHRAGSEKGSDSPEKTEEGGVALKKEIGLMSACGIIVGNIIGSGIFVSPKGVLENAGSVGLALIVWIVTGLITAVGALCYAELGVTIPKSGGDYSYVKDIFGGLAGFLRLWIAVLVIYPTNQAVIALTFSNYVLQPLFPTCLPPETGLRLLAGVCLLLLTWVNCASVRWATRVQDIFTAGKLLALGLIIVMGVVQICKGEYFWLEPKHAFEFFQTPDVGLVALSFLQGSFAYGGWNFLNYVTEELVDPYKNLPRAIFISIPLVTFVYVFANVAYVTAMSPQELLASNAVAVTFGEKLLGVMAWIMPISVALSTFGGVNGSLFTSSRLFFAGAREGHLPSVLAMIHVRRCTPIPALLFTCLSTLLMLVTSDIYTLINYVGFINYLFYGVTVAGQVVLRWREPHRHRPIKVSLFFPIIYLLFWAFLLVFSLWSEPVVCGIGLAIMLTGVPVYYLGVHWQNKPPAFHTFIEVVTRLGQKLCVVVYPEMDSGKPKTNLSKETKEQLEPMCGTEDSKYPQN; this comes from the exons ATGGAGGATGGAGCACGTCATCGAGCTGGTTCCGAGAAGGGTTCGGATAGCCCTGAAAAAACAGAAGAAGGTGGTGTTGCACTCAAGAAAGAGATTGGGCTGATGAGCGCATGTGGCATTATAGTGG GTAACATCATTGGATCAGGGATCTTTGTGTCACCAAAGGGTGTGTTGGAGAATGCAGGCTCAGTAGGACTGGCACTAATTGTGTGGATTGTAACGGGTCTTATCACAGCCGTGGGGGCTCTGTGCTATGCAGAATTGGGAGTCACCATCCCCAAATCTGGAGGCGACTATTCCTATGTCAAGGACATTTTCGGGGGACTGGCTGG GTTCCTGCGGTTATGGATTGCCGTCCTGGTGATCTACCCCACCAACCAGGCTGTTATTGCCCTCACTTTCTCAAACTACGTACTGCAGCCACTCTTCCCCACCTGCCTTCCCCCAGAAACCGGATTGCGACTGCTCGCTGGGGTCTGCCTTT TACTGCTGACTTGGGTGAACTGTGCCAGCGTGCGTTGGGCCACACGTGTCCAGGATATCTTCACGGCAGGGAAACTGCTGGCGTTGGGACTAATCATTGTTATGGGAGTCGTACAGATCTGCAAAG GTGAATACTTCTGGCTGGAGCCGAAACATGCTTTTGAGTTTTTCCAGACACCAGATGTGGGATTGGTGGCCCTATCCTTCTTACAGGGCTCTTTTGCCTACGGGGGCTGGAACTTCCTCAACTATGTCACTGAAGAGCTGGTTGACCCTTACAA GAACCTGCCTCGAGCCATCTTCATCTCCATTCCCCTGGTCACCTTCGTCTACGTCTTCGCCAATGTGGCCTATGTCACTGCCATGTCGCCCCAGGAGTTGTTGGCCTCCAATGCTGTCGCAGTG ACATTTGGAGAGAAACTGTTAGGAGTCATGGCTTGGATCATGCCCATCTCTGTTGCCCTTTCCACTTTTGGAGGAGTAAACGGATCACTTTTCACTTCCTCTAG ACTATTTTTTGCTGGAGCCCGGGAAGGCCACCTGCCCAGCGTATTGGCTATGATCCACGTGCGACGCTGCACTCCCATACCTGCCCTACTTTTCACT TGCCTTTCAACATTGCTTATGCTAGTAACAAGTGATATATATACCCTGATCAATTATGTGGGCTTCATCAACTACCTGTTCTATGGAGTGACTGTGGCTGGGCAAGTTGTGCTGCGCTGGCGGGAACCTCACCGACACCGTCCCATCAAG GTGAGCCTGTTCTTCCCCATAATCTACCTGCTGTTCTGGGCCTTCCTGTTGGTGTTCAGCTTATGGTCAGAACCTGTGGTGTGTGGGATTGGCCTAGCCATCATGCTGACAGGTGTCCCAGTCTACTACCTAGGTGTGCATTGGCAGAACAAACCACCTGCCTTCCACACGTTTATTG AGGTAGTGACTCGGCTAGGACAGAAGCTTTGTGTTGTTGTGTACCCTGAAATGGATTCAGGGAAACCTAAAACCAACCTCAGCAAAGAGACCAAAGAACAGCTGGAGCCAATGTGTGGAACTGAAGACTCGAAGTATCCTCAGAActga